The following coding sequences are from one Virgibacillus necropolis window:
- a CDS encoding NAD(P)-dependent malic enzyme produces the protein MGKLREEALHIHRAYQGKLETRSKVKVDSMEKLSLLYSPGVAEPCMEIYKDKEKLYEYTMKANTIAVVTDGTAVLGLGNIGTDASLPVMEGKAILFKSFAGVDAIPICINTKDSEKLIETVKLLQSSFGGINLEDIKAPNCFIIEQRLRDELEIPVFHDDQHGTAIVILAGLINALKLTEKNLSNIKVVINGAGAAGIAVGKLLNRLKVKELIICDSKGAIYHGRPNGMNEIKAEIALYTNQNQKHGTLSEVIEGADVFIGVSAPDTLTKEMIYKMNRDPIIFAMANPVPEITPDEAKLAGARIVGTGRSDYPNQVNNILAFPGVFRGALDTRSTVINEEMKLAAAYAIASLIPEHGLNEDYIIPSPFDYRVVQEVAVAVAQAAMKTKVAMKEVNIEDLKNKIYQLSTTEVDMEI, from the coding sequence ATGGGAAAATTACGGGAAGAGGCACTACACATTCATCGTGCATATCAAGGAAAACTTGAAACAAGGTCAAAAGTGAAAGTAGATAGTATGGAGAAATTAAGCCTTCTGTATTCTCCAGGTGTAGCTGAACCATGTATGGAGATTTATAAAGATAAGGAAAAGTTATATGAATATACAATGAAAGCAAATACTATAGCAGTTGTTACAGATGGTACTGCTGTACTCGGGTTAGGGAATATTGGTACAGATGCTTCCTTACCAGTAATGGAAGGGAAGGCGATTCTATTTAAAAGTTTTGCGGGAGTAGATGCTATACCAATCTGCATTAATACGAAGGATAGTGAAAAGTTGATAGAAACTGTAAAATTACTTCAATCATCCTTTGGCGGTATTAATTTAGAGGATATCAAAGCCCCCAATTGTTTTATCATTGAACAAAGATTAAGGGATGAGCTTGAAATTCCAGTTTTTCATGATGATCAACATGGCACGGCAATTGTTATACTAGCAGGTTTAATTAATGCCCTAAAATTAACAGAAAAGAATTTATCTAATATAAAAGTAGTAATTAATGGTGCTGGGGCGGCGGGAATTGCAGTTGGAAAGTTATTAAACCGACTTAAGGTAAAGGAATTAATCATTTGCGATTCCAAAGGAGCCATTTATCATGGTCGACCAAATGGGATGAATGAAATTAAGGCAGAAATAGCATTGTACACAAACCAAAATCAAAAGCATGGAACATTGTCAGAAGTGATAGAAGGAGCTGATGTATTTATTGGTGTATCGGCCCCTGATACTCTTACCAAAGAGATGATATATAAGATGAATCGTGACCCCATTATTTTTGCAATGGCAAATCCGGTGCCAGAGATTACACCAGATGAAGCAAAATTGGCTGGGGCTAGGATTGTTGGAACAGGTCGCTCTGATTATCCAAATCAAGTAAATAACATCTTAGCATTTCCGGGTGTATTTCGAGGGGCACTGGATACACGTTCTACCGTTATTAATGAAGAAATGAAACTGGCAGCAGCTTATGCAATTGCTTCATTGATTCCAGAACATGGGCTTAATGAAGACTATATTATTCCGTCACCTTTTGATTACCGTGTTGTACAGGAAGTAGCAGTTGCAGTAGCACAAGCAGCAATGAAGACAAAGGTTGCAATGAAAGAAGTGAATATTGAGGATTTGAAAAACAAGATATATCAACTATCTACTACTGAAGTTGATATGGAAATATAG
- a CDS encoding CapA family protein — protein MKIVATGDSFITRRLPKNDPNAIELKKWMESADVRFTNLETTAHKGEGFPSAFSGGTWAMSNPKVLDDLKHYGFNLYNWANNHTLDYLYGGLFATEEELEKRHLIHAGAGRTLSSAAEPRYLETLNGRVALIGATSTFHKSWIAGETNRYIQGRPGVNPLRYEEIYYITKSQWETLKEISHDTHIDANEELNVKEGFSTVENSDTFLFAGKKFKIATETYQKRSPLPEDINRITRSIREANRQADFVIVSLHSHEMNGIDKNEPADFFEEAAKSCIDSGASCVLGHGPHVIRGIEIYKNKPIFYSLGNFIFQNDTVTHLPQEFFTKYDLDELANIADGLDKRSDNGTKGLGVNPLVWESIVAKIHWKDQKVEKIELKPTDLGFKQPRYNKGWPKISENDAVLQRLKKLSSRFGTEIKIENNVGFIYMAIK, from the coding sequence ATGAAGATAGTTGCGACAGGAGATAGTTTTATAACCCGTCGTCTTCCCAAGAATGATCCTAACGCAATTGAATTGAAGAAATGGATGGAGTCCGCCGATGTGAGGTTTACGAATCTAGAGACGACTGCACATAAAGGTGAAGGGTTTCCTTCTGCATTTAGTGGCGGAACTTGGGCGATGTCAAATCCAAAGGTACTAGATGACCTTAAACATTATGGATTTAACCTGTATAATTGGGCTAATAATCACACGCTGGATTACTTGTATGGAGGCCTGTTTGCCACGGAAGAAGAATTAGAAAAGCGACATTTAATTCATGCGGGCGCAGGAAGAACGTTATCATCTGCTGCTGAACCTCGCTATCTCGAGACGTTGAATGGTCGGGTTGCTTTAATTGGAGCCACTTCCACATTCCATAAATCATGGATTGCAGGTGAAACAAACCGTTATATTCAAGGAAGACCAGGGGTTAATCCCTTACGCTACGAAGAAATATATTATATTACCAAATCTCAATGGGAAACACTAAAAGAAATTTCCCACGATACACATATAGATGCTAATGAAGAACTTAATGTAAAAGAGGGTTTCTCAACAGTAGAGAATAGCGATACTTTTTTATTTGCCGGAAAAAAATTCAAAATTGCGACTGAAACATATCAAAAACGCTCACCATTACCAGAGGATATAAATCGTATCACTCGGTCAATTAGAGAAGCAAATAGGCAAGCAGACTTTGTAATAGTAAGCTTACATTCCCATGAAATGAATGGAATAGACAAAAATGAACCGGCTGATTTTTTTGAAGAAGCCGCCAAGTCCTGCATTGATTCAGGGGCAAGTTGTGTTCTTGGTCACGGACCACACGTCATTCGAGGAATTGAGATTTATAAAAATAAGCCTATTTTTTACAGCTTGGGTAATTTCATTTTTCAAAATGATACAGTGACTCATTTACCGCAAGAATTTTTTACGAAATACGATTTAGATGAGCTTGCCAATATAGCTGACGGACTAGATAAAAGAAGTGATAACGGCACAAAGGGATTGGGTGTAAATCCTTTAGTTTGGGAATCGATTGTAGCAAAGATTCATTGGAAGGATCAAAAAGTAGAAAAAATTGAGTTGAAACCCACTGATTTAGGGTTTAAACAGCCAAGGTACAACAAAGGGTGGCCGAAGATTTCTGAAAATGACGCAGTTCTACAACGACTGAAAAAACTATCATCCAGGTTTGGAACCGAGATTAAAATAGAGAATAATGTAGGGTTTATTTATATGGCGATTAAATAA
- a CDS encoding ATP-binding protein gives MHTNYNLPENIIEILNTNQRENDDTYQELIRQGGYVPPHMDLLIDAISALSMGKNVLLKGPTGAGKTKFAETLSNLFHQPMFSVNCSVDLDAESLMGFKTLTYEADKQQIEFVPGPVTSAMNGGTFLYIDEINMAKPETLPLINGVLDYRRTITNPFTNEIITAKDGFNVIAAINEGYVGTVPLNEALKNRFIVIDVPYIEGEQLKELIQTNTRLTNKSTIDLFVTLSSDLIRAVSQGKLSEDAASIRALLDACDLSVIIPPKRAILRSIVDKLEEGREREFVKNLADTLF, from the coding sequence ATGCACACTAACTACAATCTACCAGAAAATATAATTGAAATTTTAAATACAAACCAAAGAGAAAATGATGACACATATCAGGAATTGATTCGACAAGGCGGCTATGTCCCCCCACATATGGATCTATTAATCGATGCAATTTCAGCACTAAGCATGGGCAAAAATGTTTTACTGAAAGGTCCTACAGGTGCTGGAAAGACTAAGTTTGCTGAAACACTATCCAATTTGTTCCACCAACCAATGTTCAGTGTCAACTGCTCCGTGGATTTGGATGCGGAAAGCTTAATGGGCTTTAAAACGTTAACATATGAAGCAGACAAACAACAGATTGAATTTGTACCAGGTCCCGTCACGAGTGCGATGAACGGTGGAACCTTTCTTTATATTGATGAAATAAATATGGCCAAGCCGGAAACATTGCCACTCATTAACGGCGTGCTTGACTACCGAAGGACGATCACCAATCCTTTTACAAACGAAATTATTACAGCAAAAGATGGTTTTAATGTTATTGCTGCAATCAACGAAGGCTATGTTGGTACAGTCCCATTGAATGAGGCACTGAAAAATCGTTTTATTGTTATTGATGTTCCGTATATTGAAGGGGAACAATTGAAGGAATTGATCCAAACGAATACAAGGTTAACAAACAAATCAACAATCGATTTATTTGTCACCTTGTCCAGTGACCTCATTCGCGCTGTTTCACAAGGCAAACTATCCGAAGATGCTGCATCCATTCGCGCATTGCTCGACGCTTGTGATCTGAGTGTCATCATCCCGCCGAAACGGGCAATTCTACGGTCAATCGTCGATAAACTGGAAGAAGGGCGAGAACGCGAATTTGTTAAAAATCTAGCAGATACCCTTTTTTAG
- the allB gene encoding allantoinase AllB, with the protein MNWDLKIVNGTLVSSNGLYKGNIYVKGGKIAAISENDLAGSTTEVINAQGKYILPGLIDTHIHSRDPGPTYKEDFAHSTRAAAAGGVSTVFEMPNTTPPVNNSGNFDLQKENLEKKAYVDFGLWGICLGPLNIADIKDLNQKGVIGFKFFWGYAVHQETFQLMYNYKPGMENVIAPFDDGDVYEMMDEVAKTGKIFAVHAESNDLIQKLTGSVEKRGGHTYEDLLEGRPNLAEVLTVRKGIEMMKETGVRFHILHVSTGEAVNIVRETQASGYPVTVETCPHYLFLSNEDYEIIGPKMKVYPPVKYKQDQDRIWKGISDGTISHICSDHAPHTENEKDGDLWSIPAGMCGVESMAPLMLNAVNDGKLSINDVVRLLSEKPAKLFGVFPEKGSLQVGTDADITIVDLEKETIIKRENLQSKSKVTAFDGFNVRGMPVRTIVRGSTIMLDGEIVGEKGYGHLITPNQKDVVQT; encoded by the coding sequence ATGAATTGGGACTTGAAGATAGTTAATGGAACACTCGTTAGCAGTAACGGGCTATACAAAGGTAATATTTACGTTAAAGGAGGAAAAATTGCTGCTATATCTGAAAATGATTTAGCTGGTAGCACAACCGAAGTAATCAATGCACAGGGTAAGTATATTTTGCCGGGATTGATAGATACGCATATACACTCTAGAGATCCAGGCCCAACCTACAAAGAGGATTTTGCGCATTCTACACGAGCAGCCGCAGCTGGTGGTGTATCTACTGTATTCGAGATGCCTAACACAACCCCTCCTGTAAATAACTCTGGAAACTTCGACCTTCAGAAAGAGAATTTGGAGAAAAAAGCTTATGTGGATTTTGGATTATGGGGGATTTGTTTAGGCCCGTTAAACATTGCTGATATTAAGGACCTTAACCAAAAAGGTGTTATTGGCTTCAAGTTTTTTTGGGGATATGCGGTCCATCAAGAGACATTTCAATTAATGTACAACTATAAGCCGGGTATGGAAAACGTTATTGCTCCGTTTGATGATGGTGATGTGTATGAAATGATGGATGAAGTAGCGAAAACAGGAAAAATCTTTGCAGTGCATGCAGAAAGCAATGACCTCATTCAAAAGCTTACTGGTAGTGTAGAAAAGCGCGGGGGACATACGTACGAAGACTTGCTAGAAGGACGTCCTAATTTAGCAGAAGTTCTCACTGTAAGAAAAGGAATCGAAATGATGAAAGAAACCGGCGTTCGATTTCATATATTACATGTGAGTACTGGAGAGGCAGTAAATATTGTTCGAGAAACACAAGCAAGCGGATATCCGGTAACGGTCGAAACTTGTCCACATTATTTATTTTTATCCAATGAAGATTACGAAATTATAGGGCCAAAAATGAAAGTTTATCCCCCTGTTAAGTATAAACAGGATCAAGATCGTATTTGGAAGGGTATATCGGATGGTACCATTTCTCATATCTGTTCCGACCATGCTCCACATACAGAAAACGAAAAAGATGGTGATTTATGGTCAATTCCAGCTGGTATGTGCGGCGTAGAGTCAATGGCTCCGTTAATGCTTAATGCTGTAAATGACGGGAAGCTATCTATAAATGACGTGGTAAGACTCCTTTCAGAGAAACCCGCTAAGTTGTTCGGTGTTTTTCCAGAAAAAGGTTCATTGCAAGTAGGAACAGATGCAGATATAACGATAGTTGATTTAGAAAAAGAAACAATAATAAAGCGTGAGAATCTTCAAAGTAAAAGTAAAGTGACGGCTTTTGATGGGTTTAATGTAAGAGGGATGCCAGTCCGAACGATTGTTAGGGGTAGTACTATCATGTTAGATGGTGAAATTGTTGGGGAAAAAGGGTACGGACATCTGATAACTCCAAACCAAAAAGACGTGGTTCAAACGTGA
- a CDS encoding vWA domain-containing protein, with translation MKYNRWDDSKVDTNLFLQLQDLSTILSNKQDLKFEYTYGSFIDLIDEKVTGSHFWDVVNETIKESGYKTDVFLRTIGTLHYSHLPSMKAYLEETKESALPKFAAQLITLLEDLRLEEIIVKDRPGTKKDFAIRKKYLKHYFETRLSSNVTKSYSLDELFCLIYLLLQSDQPDPTFPRVNEQQLSHLEKLKPLIYASFEAKGTDDITKITEQIVFQLEKHYQDMINNYFTFPISHIESYAMNTLFDELTRTDDLENDDEEEVDQEKNEYIDEKFSSWHRENQNSDRKQTFLQFELEVGTKTNIMGGGTRETEDADQAMGTIQGASGQSEKNDYSEVESLEKQGTTQGKQTTEPVYGEENKDAVAITKKATSPSIEDERTYQNVVSSIEIYKRKLASTIEKVLEHKKNDARRDLIIGRLSKKLLPVIIDENPRVFYKKNQESKNIDAVFTLLVDCSASMHNKINETKRGIVLFHEVLNQLKIPHSIVGFWEDANDAQDNYQPNYFHVIHSHTDSLYQNAGAKIMQLEPEEDNRDGFSIRIMTKQLAARREKHKFLLVFSDGEPAAMNYDQNGIIDTNVAVSEARKKGIDVIGMFLADGEIDEREDLTMKNIYGKERVMIPSVAELPEHFAPLLKKLLLRTI, from the coding sequence ATGAAATATAACCGCTGGGATGATTCCAAGGTAGATACGAATCTTTTTCTGCAGTTACAAGACTTATCCACTATATTGTCGAATAAGCAGGATTTAAAATTCGAATACACATATGGGTCATTTATTGATCTCATCGATGAAAAGGTGACAGGTAGCCATTTCTGGGATGTGGTGAATGAAACGATTAAGGAGTCTGGGTATAAAACAGATGTGTTTTTGCGTACAATTGGGACTTTGCATTATTCACATCTTCCCTCTATGAAAGCCTATTTAGAAGAAACAAAAGAATCAGCCCTACCGAAATTTGCTGCTCAACTTATTACGTTACTGGAAGATTTACGCCTGGAAGAAATCATAGTAAAAGATAGACCAGGTACGAAAAAAGACTTTGCTATCCGGAAAAAGTACCTAAAGCACTATTTTGAGACCCGATTATCTTCAAACGTGACAAAAAGCTACTCACTCGATGAATTGTTTTGTCTCATCTATCTGTTACTACAATCAGATCAGCCAGATCCAACTTTTCCGAGAGTGAATGAGCAGCAGCTAAGCCATTTGGAAAAATTAAAACCGCTCATTTATGCCTCTTTTGAAGCAAAAGGCACGGATGACATTACTAAAATTACTGAACAAATCGTATTTCAATTAGAGAAACATTATCAGGACATGATAAATAATTATTTTACATTCCCAATTTCACACATAGAAAGTTATGCCATGAACACATTATTTGATGAATTAACGCGGACAGATGATCTCGAAAACGATGACGAAGAAGAAGTGGATCAGGAGAAAAATGAGTACATTGACGAAAAATTCTCCTCATGGCACAGGGAGAATCAAAACAGTGACAGGAAGCAAACCTTTCTGCAATTTGAGTTAGAAGTTGGCACGAAGACAAACATCATGGGCGGCGGAACGAGAGAAACCGAAGATGCTGATCAAGCCATGGGAACCATTCAAGGAGCTTCAGGACAAAGTGAGAAAAATGACTATTCGGAAGTCGAGTCACTAGAGAAACAAGGGACAACCCAAGGAAAACAAACAACTGAACCTGTCTATGGAGAGGAAAATAAAGATGCAGTTGCGATCACAAAGAAAGCTACGTCACCGTCAATAGAAGATGAACGGACTTACCAGAACGTTGTCAGTTCGATCGAAATCTACAAACGAAAGCTTGCATCCACAATTGAAAAAGTATTGGAACACAAAAAGAATGATGCGCGGAGAGATTTAATCATTGGTCGGCTATCCAAAAAGTTGCTGCCCGTTATTATCGACGAAAACCCAAGGGTATTTTATAAGAAAAACCAGGAATCAAAAAATATCGATGCCGTTTTCACCCTACTCGTGGACTGTTCCGCTTCCATGCATAATAAAATAAATGAAACCAAACGAGGCATTGTACTGTTTCATGAAGTGTTAAATCAGCTAAAGATCCCCCACTCCATTGTCGGTTTTTGGGAGGATGCAAATGACGCGCAGGATAACTATCAGCCAAATTATTTTCACGTTATCCATTCCCACACGGATTCCCTTTATCAAAACGCGGGGGCCAAAATCATGCAGCTCGAGCCAGAGGAAGATAACCGAGATGGCTTCAGCATACGTATCATGACAAAGCAGTTAGCAGCCAGAAGAGAAAAGCACAAATTCCTGCTCGTATTTTCAGACGGTGAACCAGCTGCTATGAATTATGATCAAAATGGCATTATCGATACGAACGTCGCTGTATCAGAAGCGCGCAAAAAAGGAATTGATGTCATTGGGATGTTTTTAGCAGATGGAGAAATCGACGAAAGAGAAGATCTAACGATGAAAAATATTTATGGGAAAGAACGTGTAATGATTCCAAGTGTTGCCGAGCTACCTGAGCATTTCGCGCCACTTTTGAAGAAATTGTTGTTGCGGACGATTTAG
- the aspA gene encoding aspartate ammonia-lyase — protein sequence MKNAKVRLEKDFLGTKEVPCEAYYGIQTLRAVENFPITGYKIHGELIIAMAMVKKASALANMEVKRLYSGLGVIIVKVADEIIDGKWHEQFLVDPVQGGAGTSINMNMNEVIANRGLELLGEKKGDYVHFSPNSIVNMAQSTNDSFPTAIHIATLSLLEKLLETMRRMYKTFVRKAKEFEPVIKMGRTHLQDAVPIRLGQEFEAYSRVLERDIQRVEKTVGHLHEVNMGATAVGTGLNANPKYIKNVVSYLADISGFPLVNAQHLVDATQNTDAYTEVSAALKVCMMNMSKIANDLRLMASGPGVGFNEIKLPALQPGSSIMPGKVNPVMPELLNQVAFQVIGNDNTICLASEAGQFELNVMEPILVFNLLQSITIMNNSFRVFTDRCLDGIEANKDKLEKDVEKSVGLITAVNPHLGYEVVTRIAREAILTGEPIRDLCLKYDVLSEEELEIILDPYEMTHPGIAGEELLNRN from the coding sequence ATGAAAAATGCTAAAGTACGTCTAGAAAAAGACTTTTTAGGTACTAAAGAGGTGCCATGTGAAGCTTATTACGGGATACAAACCTTACGCGCGGTTGAAAATTTCCCCATAACTGGTTATAAAATTCATGGAGAATTGATAATTGCGATGGCAATGGTAAAAAAAGCATCAGCTCTTGCTAATATGGAAGTGAAACGGCTTTATAGTGGTTTAGGTGTAATTATAGTGAAAGTTGCTGATGAAATAATAGATGGAAAGTGGCATGAACAATTTTTAGTTGATCCTGTCCAAGGTGGAGCAGGGACATCTATAAATATGAATATGAATGAAGTTATTGCCAATCGTGGGCTTGAATTACTAGGTGAAAAAAAGGGGGATTACGTTCACTTTAGTCCCAATTCTATTGTAAACATGGCACAATCAACCAACGACTCATTTCCGACTGCTATTCATATCGCTACTCTATCTTTGCTAGAAAAATTACTGGAAACTATGCGGAGAATGTACAAAACATTCGTGAGAAAAGCCAAAGAATTTGAACCTGTTATTAAGATGGGTCGTACTCATCTTCAGGATGCAGTCCCAATCCGTCTGGGCCAGGAATTTGAAGCTTATAGTAGAGTATTAGAACGAGATATTCAGAGGGTTGAAAAAACAGTAGGACACCTGCATGAGGTGAATATGGGGGCAACAGCGGTTGGAACAGGTTTAAATGCAAATCCAAAATATATAAAAAATGTAGTTAGCTACTTAGCAGATATTAGTGGTTTTCCATTGGTGAATGCTCAGCATCTTGTTGATGCTACCCAAAATACTGATGCCTACACGGAGGTTTCGGCAGCTTTAAAGGTATGTATGATGAACATGTCAAAAATAGCGAATGATTTGAGATTAATGGCTTCTGGACCAGGTGTTGGATTTAATGAAATCAAGTTACCTGCTCTTCAGCCTGGATCCTCGATAATGCCTGGTAAGGTAAATCCTGTAATGCCTGAACTACTAAATCAGGTGGCTTTTCAAGTTATTGGAAATGATAATACAATATGCTTGGCTTCTGAGGCTGGACAATTTGAATTAAATGTCATGGAACCAATACTAGTTTTTAATCTGCTACAATCTATTACTATTATGAACAATTCCTTTCGTGTATTTACTGATCGGTGCCTTGATGGAATTGAAGCAAATAAAGATAAACTTGAAAAGGATGTTGAAAAAAGTGTAGGGCTGATTACAGCAGTTAATCCACATCTAGGTTATGAAGTAGTTACGCGTATAGCAAGAGAGGCCATCCTAACTGGAGAGCCAATACGTGATTTATGTCTGAAATACGATGTTTTATCAGAGGAAGAACTAGAAATTATTTTAGACCCTTATGAAATGACCCACCCCGGTATTGCTGGGGAAGAATTACTAAATCGGAATTAA
- the nfsA gene encoding oxygen-insensitive NADPH nitroreductase, whose translation MNGKPLRDLIKSHRSIRRFLNKEVPQLIINDLIEHAKWAPSSHNVQSYSIICIRNKHTKEKLAELCGNQVYVKQCPVFFVFIMDFYRHAYLCKKHKFDFEVQETENLLIGAIDTALVAENFLLAARSYGLGGVMIGGIRNEAEEVAKLLKLPKWTLPIVGMCIGYPDQHPRQKPRLVTPAVYHEEYYRLEDLESNLDKYEKITERYYRERTKGKKTDGWGAQMCLYFSNKRREKLTGFIKRQGFDLR comes from the coding sequence GTGAATGGAAAACCGCTTAGAGATTTAATTAAAAGTCATCGGTCGATTCGGCGTTTTCTAAACAAAGAGGTGCCACAACTAATTATTAATGATCTAATTGAACATGCCAAGTGGGCTCCTTCGTCGCATAATGTTCAATCGTACAGTATCATATGTATTCGAAACAAACATACTAAAGAAAAATTGGCGGAACTATGTGGAAACCAGGTATATGTTAAACAATGTCCAGTTTTTTTTGTTTTTATTATGGACTTTTATAGACATGCCTATTTGTGCAAAAAACATAAATTTGATTTTGAAGTCCAGGAAACAGAGAACTTATTAATTGGTGCGATTGACACAGCGTTGGTTGCTGAAAACTTTCTGTTGGCAGCGCGGTCTTATGGATTAGGCGGGGTAATGATAGGTGGTATCCGTAATGAAGCGGAAGAAGTTGCTAAGCTATTAAAACTACCGAAGTGGACATTGCCAATTGTAGGAATGTGTATTGGTTATCCCGATCAACATCCACGGCAAAAACCGAGATTAGTGACGCCTGCCGTTTACCATGAAGAGTATTATAGACTTGAAGATCTTGAATCTAATTTAGATAAGTATGAGAAAATTACAGAGAGATATTATAGAGAAAGAACAAAGGGAAAAAAAACAGATGGCTGGGGAGCACAGATGTGCTTATACTTCTCCAACAAAAGAAGAGAGAAATTAACTGGTTTTATCAAACGTCAGGGCTTTGACTTAAGGTAA
- a CDS encoding dihydroorotate dehydrogenase: MKTQLKTEVNIGSLSLKNPIMPASGAFGLEMEKAIDFNQLGALVPKSITKLSQPGNVKPRVCETIAGMINSIGIQSKGLDHYLEVSVPAFARYNVPLIASVSAESVEEFVEMSSILGNHPNIDALELNISCPNLKGDGKAFGMDPYITEDLISKSKRVANVPVIAKLTPNVTSIQEIAIAAERGGADGLTVANTLLAMAIDVETRKPLIGNVMGGLSGPAIKPIIVRMIYQVAKVCSIPIIGCGGVMSGKDALEMIIAGAKAVQIGTASFINPTAITDIITEIHTYMDAHQINNINDLVGSVEI, encoded by the coding sequence ATGAAAACACAACTAAAAACGGAAGTGAATATTGGAAGCTTGTCGCTTAAAAATCCGATTATGCCGGCCTCTGGTGCATTTGGTTTAGAAATGGAGAAAGCGATCGACTTTAATCAATTGGGAGCGTTAGTCCCTAAAAGTATTACGAAATTATCTCAACCTGGAAACGTAAAGCCACGCGTGTGTGAAACAATAGCTGGGATGATTAATTCTATTGGTATTCAGAGTAAAGGTCTTGATCACTACCTTGAAGTTTCCGTTCCTGCTTTTGCTCGTTATAACGTTCCATTAATTGCTAGCGTATCAGCCGAATCTGTCGAGGAATTTGTTGAAATGTCCTCCATATTAGGAAACCACCCGAATATAGATGCTCTTGAATTAAATATCTCCTGTCCTAATTTAAAAGGAGATGGAAAAGCGTTTGGCATGGATCCCTACATTACTGAGGACTTAATTTCCAAGTCAAAGCGAGTCGCGAATGTTCCAGTAATAGCAAAGCTTACCCCCAATGTCACTAGTATCCAAGAGATAGCTATTGCTGCAGAGCGCGGTGGTGCAGATGGATTAACTGTCGCTAATACATTACTCGCCATGGCGATTGATGTGGAGACAAGGAAACCATTAATCGGTAATGTTATGGGCGGTCTTTCTGGTCCTGCAATTAAACCAATTATTGTTCGTATGATTTACCAGGTGGCAAAAGTTTGTTCTATCCCAATAATAGGCTGTGGGGGAGTTATGTCCGGTAAGGACGCGTTAGAAATGATAATCGCAGGCGCAAAAGCAGTTCAAATAGGAACGGCTAGTTTTATTAATCCAACTGCCATTACCGACATAATAACAGAAATTCACACTTATATGGATGCCCATCAAATAAATAATATAAATGATTTAGTAGGAAGTGTAGAAATATAG
- a CDS encoding iron-sulfur cluster-binding protein, translating into MKSYQAVVLLNRQVSKRYWHMIIDTTKLNSPVDPGQFFHIRCSDNQSPFLRRPLSVYKVNDNTIEFLYLVKGLGTKEMSFIEENETIDIMGPLGEGFHLESTARTILLVARGVGVATLAALAQAAYFQGTHCVVILSARTNEDLLAADFLKGFGADVYSVTEEEGTSAVENVKGLIVNEIFEKFKIDNIYTCGSKRLSRLAQEVAETYDIPGEIALEEHMGCAMGACFACVSDIKEEGIVKSVRVCIEGPVFPLRKVLL; encoded by the coding sequence ATGAAAAGTTATCAGGCTGTAGTGCTTTTAAACCGTCAGGTGAGTAAAAGATATTGGCATATGATTATAGATACCACAAAATTGAATTCTCCTGTCGATCCGGGTCAGTTTTTTCATATTCGATGTTCTGATAATCAATCTCCTTTTCTTCGTCGCCCATTGAGCGTATATAAGGTTAATGACAATACGATAGAGTTTCTATATTTAGTAAAAGGGTTAGGAACAAAGGAAATGAGCTTTATAGAAGAAAATGAAACGATTGATATAATGGGGCCGTTAGGAGAAGGTTTTCATTTAGAATCAACAGCAAGAACTATTTTGCTCGTTGCACGTGGAGTAGGCGTGGCAACATTAGCTGCGCTTGCGCAAGCAGCCTATTTTCAAGGAACACACTGTGTCGTGATTTTATCCGCCCGTACAAATGAGGATCTTCTTGCAGCTGATTTTTTAAAAGGATTCGGTGCTGACGTTTATAGTGTTACAGAAGAAGAAGGAACAAGTGCGGTGGAAAATGTTAAAGGTTTAATTGTAAATGAAATTTTTGAAAAATTTAAAATTGATAATATCTATACATGCGGGTCAAAAAGGCTTTCAAGACTGGCCCAAGAAGTAGCAGAAACTTATGATATTCCTGGTGAGATCGCATTGGAAGAGCATATGGGATGCGCTATGGGAGCATGCTTTGCTTGTGTAAGTGATATTAAAGAAGAAGGTATAGTGAAATCTGTACGGGTATGTATAGAAGGCCCAGTCTTTCCATTAAGAAAGGTGCTCTTGTAA